Genomic DNA from Magnolia sinica isolate HGM2019 chromosome 4, MsV1, whole genome shotgun sequence:
ttaaataaaaaattaaacaagtACAGTAATTGTGTTTATAAATCTCTTTTTCCAAAAATATTTGAGCTTGAAAAGTCAAACTACAAATTGCACAAATTTGtgcaataatttttttttttctttttcaaaactaTGGAGCTGGAAAAGGAACAACTTCTTTGTGCGAAATTGCCTTATACAGCCAAGGAGAATGTTAAGATGAATTGTGCAAGGAGAGATCAAAAGAGGTGATTCGAAGCACATTTGCCAACCTATCACGTGTGAAATCCAGGCAACTCATTAGGTACCCATTATGAACATGCCCGGACCCAAAAATCTGCCCACTCCACTCATCAGATAGGCACATAGTACAagaaaaatagatggttaggaaAAAAGTGATCAATGACCTATAATCAgcctacatgtgtggcccaattGCTGAGTGGCTGATTATTGGGCCAGAGCAGCATGATGGTGAGCAACACCTACGAGAGATTGATCTCGCATGTCTTCCATGCCACGAATCATCTCTTCTTGTGTGAATCACCCACAAGTTACAAGTGCAAACAAATAGAGATGGCACATGCACTAAAACAGTACGGACAACTTGTGTCAGAGAAACATATATAATATAGAAGTTGCAAAGGATGAGGAACAAACCCTCTCCTCTCTCGTTCCTTCCCACTGCTCCTCATGTTCACGCTTCCTTTTCCACATCTCCTTCGTTTCTTCTTCATCCTTCTTCAACCGTCCTTCCTCTTCTGAAATCTATACAGAAAAACAGGGGCAAATAAACATGCAAGCATAAAGTTACCAGCCAGAACCAGTAGAAACTGAGATGAGAAACACAGACTAAATAAGCTTCTAGCATACCCTCATTTGCATTTTCCTCCGACGCCATTCTTGTTCTGTTAAAATCTCTCGCACTTTCAGCTTTAATTGCTGTTGGTACTCTTCTGTTTGCTCATACTGCTGCTCATATTTTCCCTGAATCACAAGGTCCACAAATTAAGTCAGCCATTTGATCCAACCTGAAAGTTTAAAAACATGCAGCTTTCATGCTTTTCATAGAAAATCATTTTAAAAGTTCAGCCCTGAAGATGGAGAAAGCAGAAATCCAAAATATGAAATTTAAGAAACAACAATAGAAGCACAACACTTTAAATTGTGCCCATGTCTTTCTGGAGAATAATTTAGGGCATGCCACCCATGTCTGTTTGGAGGACAATCGAAAGCAACAATAATGTAAAGccaggatttatttatttttctgaaAGATGTCTAAAATGTTATTTATCAATAAGAAAAACCTGATGACATAAAGCACAAGGTGACCCTCTTGTCACCTCCCAACTAAGGTAGAGATTCAACTAAAAAACATAAACAGAGACCACAAAGAAGGGCCACTAGAACGCTATGTTGGGCTTCCAAATTCTCTACTCCAGTCACTCGCCAAATCATCAAACAACCACCCCTTGAAATGTCATGTCGTGAAAGCCCAATTGATGATCAATGACGAGATCCTCCTAATCAAGACTGCAATAGAGACCAGTAGAGATACAactaaaaaaacaaatgaaaaacagAAAAACATAAACAAAAGCCACAAAGAAGGGCCACATGAACGCTATCTTCGGCTTCCAAACTCTCTACTCCAGTCCCCTGCCAAATCATTGAATAACCATGCTTTCAAATGCTGCATTGTGAGAGCCCAATTGATGATCATTGACGAGATCCTCCTAATCAAGACTGCAGTAGAGGCCTCTTTATCATCAAAAATCCTGCCATTCCACTCTCTACAAATCCCCCCAAAATCCCAAGAATACAAGGATCCGAAAGACTTTATTGCAGCCTTTGACTGGTCCATGGAACCATTCACGAATGACCTCCCCAGCTGCTATGCTAAATACCCCATCCATTCTGAAACTTCTCAAAAAATGAGACCACACTTTCTTAGCCACAATACAGTGAATATACAAATGAGCGACACCAGCCCTGCTTAGCACATAATACACTTCTTGGAAGCACAGAATTCAATTCCACTTATGAAGGTTGTCAACCATGAGAATCTTATTGACCATATCCGTCCAAGAAAAAGCTTTGACTCTTGGGGTTGCTAGAGATTTCCAAACAAGAGCGCACAGAAGGGAAGCATTTGgccttttcaaaaatttcaagaaCACAGATTTCACCGAGAAAGGCCATTTGGGGATCACTTCCCAGACTTCATGTCCTCAACAGACAGATTGAGATGTACCACCATTGGTCTTCTCAGCAATGCCTCAAATAGAGTTTTACAAGAAgtgtttgtaatttttcttttccaGGAGatagattttcttcttctttcgaaGATTTTTCCAGGTGACTGATTGTCAAAGGTAATTGAACATGTAGTCAAATGGGCATCAAAGGATCATGGACCTTGGAAAATTCCTTTTAATGTCAGAGGGATTAGGGAATTGCATCACCATTATAGGTTAGTTTACGACATGCATTGAGTGAGGAAAACAAGAACACCAACAAATTCACCAAAGCGTAGCTAGTGAATTTCTTTGTGCCAAGTCTACTTTACCTCTTatttaatgttttcttttttgCAATTTTCTTTAGCCTGATTAATAACATTCAAcaattatgagagagagagagcagagcaGAGCAGAAAAACGAAGCAAAAGAAGTGCTAAAAGAATGCTCACTTTCATAAGACGATAAAGGTCAGGAGACTCAAGACAAGCATTCTTGTACATATAGATAGACCAGCGAAATGCAAATAAATCACATGACAGCTACACATAGAGGTCTTTGTCCATGAAGATATTCTCACAATTAAATGGTTGTCCAGTCCAACTCTTTCATCTTAATTTTGTGACACTCACAAGTTGAAAATACTTCGACTCTTAGAAGAATTAGTATCGATGTTCATCTTTTAAAACTTATCAATACAGCTAATTCAAGAAACTCAGTGAATTAGATTAAGTTGAGGAGATTAAGAATCAACCTAACCAAGTAGGGACAAAAGTGTCTGCTGATGTCTAAGAAACCTGTCTACTGAAACTCTGAGAACAGATCTAGTAGAAAGAAATGAATCATTTTTTTAACTCGACAGCAGCAATTCATACTTGAACTACGGAAACTGGCCCAAAGATAAACTATTGACTGCATGTGCAACTTCGTATTACCTCGTCAACCAATGATTTTATCTTGGAGGCATTGTCTTTCTTCAACTGTTTCTTCCTCTTTGCTCTGAGTTCCTCTGCAGGATATACACAAAAGAGTCAGTTCTGACATCTGCATGAAGATTTTCCTCCACTTCATGGAAATGGTATGGTCTTAAAGCATTTTAGAAAGGGTGACACTTTTAACTGATATTCTAATCACAATGTTAGCAAATGATAAAGGCAAGTGATGGATTTTCAAACAGAACCATCTAACCTTACTCACAATTAATGCATAGTATTCACTGAAatacaataaaaaaattaaaccatAGAAACTGAAGTTTTAAGTATCATCCGAAAAGGAGGAAATAACCTTAGACTAAGACTGATCCATAAAAAAGTTAAAGCCAAGCAACATCTGAACCTACCATGGACCCATTCCAGGATAAAATACTGAACTGCTAAGTTGAATATGATAAAAGGGTTAAAAGAATCAAAGAATTCATAACAATGACATGACACACGAGACAGTGTTCAAGTCTAGGCTAAAAAATATTCAAGTATAGAAACAACAAAAGTAAAAATATCCAATTAGCTAACGAAAGCCCAGAAACTCAAAGAACATATGAAATGTCAAACATGCATCCCAACAAATTATGTGTGGCTGTTTAACCAAAAGTAAAATTTTGTGCGGAAGATCATAAAGAGACCAATTTAGAGGCAAGGACCCCAATGCATGAAGACCACTAGTGCAAGAAATATGGGGAATGATATCTTTCTGAGAAGAATGAAGAGGTAAATTCAGTGGAAGAGAAAACGTATTCAGACTTCACTTCCTACCTTTCGCTGAGTTAACTTGACTGAGAACATATTCTCTTTCTTGTGGATCAAGCAATAGTTGTTGGGCCTTTGCCAATGCTGTTCACAAGTCAATAGTTGATTGTCAATGAATGTTTCAAACAAGGATCAAGAGAACAAAACAAAA
This window encodes:
- the LOC131242569 gene encoding uncharacterized protein LOC131242569, with amino-acid sequence MGETEDDLLLKSFFAEVSEVERDNEVVRILSCFKLNPFEHLKLSFDSSPDDVKRQYRKLSLLVHPDKCKHPQAKEAFGALAKAQQLLLDPQEREYVLSQVNSAKEELRAKRKKQLKKDNASKIKSLVDEGKYEQQYEQTEEYQQQLKLKVREILTEQEWRRRKMQMRISEEEGRLKKDEEETKEMWKRKREHEEQWEGTREERVSSWRDFMKTGKKGKKGEIRPPKLKTEDPNKSYVQRPVKRG